In Erythrolamprus reginae isolate rEryReg1 chromosome 10, rEryReg1.hap1, whole genome shotgun sequence, one DNA window encodes the following:
- the COMMD4 gene encoding COMM domain-containing protein 4, translated as MRFRFCGDLDCPDWVLAEISTLAKISSVKLKLICAQVLKDVLGQGIDYDKILKLTSDAKFESGDVKATVAVLTFILSSAAKYNVDSESLSSELQQLGLPKEHAAGLCRSYEEKQSSLQDSLRKSSLRLNCLDSVSWRVDYTLSSSELQQVNEPVVHLKLNVKNVDQKVTEPVAMTLSAEKFRVLLAELKQAQAIMKTLE; from the exons ATG AGGTTTCGATTCTGTGGAGATTTGGACTGTCCTGACTGGGTCTTGGCAGAAATTAGCACTTTGGCTAAAATA TCCTCAGTGAAACTCAAGCTGATCTGTGCCCAGGTTCTGAAGGATGTGCTTGGACAGGGCATTGAT TACGACAAAATCCTGAAGTTAACATCCGATGCCAAGTTTG AATCGGGAGATGTGAAAGCCACTGTCGCTGTTCTCACCTTCATTCTCTCGAGTGCCGCCAAATATAACGTGGACTCTGAGTCTCTCTCCAGCGAACTACAGCAGCTAGGGCTGCCCAAAG AGCATGCGGCAGGATTGTGTCGGTCCTACGAGGAAAAACAGAGTTCTCTCCAGGACAGCCTGAGGAAGAGCAGCCTGAGAT TGAATTGCCTGGATTCTGTTTCATGGAGAGTGGATTATACGCTTAGTTCCAGCGAGCTCCAGCAAGTCAACGAGCCGGTCGTTCATCTCAAGCTGAACGTGAAAAACGTCGACCAAAAGGTGACGGAGCCTGTAGCCATGACATTGTCAGCTGAAAAGTTTCGCGTCTTACTTGCTG AACTGAAACAGGCTCAAGCCATCATGAAAACACTCGAATAA